The window AAGGAATTTGAAATCACTTTCTTTTCTTAATAGTTGTCTTAGCAATTTGAGTATGAAATTTTTATTTACAGGGCTACTTAATAGAGCAACGAAACTAAATCAGTTGCATATGAAGAACTATTTCTTTGGTGGTGGAGGATGCAATGCTGGTCATCGTAAAGGTACAATTTATACTCCATCAATAGGGATGGAAACTTCAGTATTAGAGTTGATTATAGAAAGATTAAAAACACAAATAAGAAGTTACAACTCTTACCCATCATTAATTCATGATGATAATGTCATTTCTTTAGGTTCTGCTACTACAATAAATGGTTCTCTTGATTATAATGAATCATTTGATTATATTTTCATCGATCCACCATTTGGTTCAAATTTGATGTATTCTGAATTAAGTCATACTTGGGAGTCATGGCTTCAAGTGATTACAAATAACACTGAAGAAGCTATTGAAAACAGAACTCAACAAAAAAGTGCACAAGAATATCGGTCTATTATGACAATTTGCTTCAAAAAGGCTTACGATATGCTAAAACCTGGTCGTTGGATGACTGTGGAATTTTCCAATACTCAAGCATATGTTTGGAACAACATACAAGCTGCATTAAGTGAAGCTGGTTTTATCGTTGCAAATGTTTCTGCTCTTGATAAAAAGCAAGGTGGATTTAATTCCATTACGACAAAAACAGCTGTCAAACAAGACCTCGTCATCTCAGCCTACAAACCCAATGGTGGTTTTGAAGATCGTTTCCAGAAAGAAGCCACCACCGAAGAAGGTGTTTGGGATTTTGTCCGAACGCATCTGGACTACCTGCCAGTCATCAAAATACAGGGAGCTCTGTTGCAAATGGTTCCTGAGCGTGATCCCCGTATCCTTTTTGACCAGATGGTGGCCTACTACGTCCGCAAGGGCTACCCGGTCCCCATCTCCAGCCAGGAATTCCAGATTGGACTGGCACAGCGCTTCATTGAACGCGACGGCATGTACTTCCTACCTGAACAGGCTGCCGAGTACGACTGCAAGAAGATGTCGAAACAGGTCTTCCAGGCAAAGCTATTTGTCTCCGACGAAGCCTCAGCTATCCAGTGGCTGCGCCAGCTTATCAAGGAAAAGCCGCAGACTTCCCAGGATATAAATCCCTTATTCATGAAGGAACTCGGGGGGTGGAACAAGAACGAAAAATCACTGGAACTTTCTACTCTTCTTGAGCAAAACTTCCTCTGTTACGACGGGAAGGGTCCAGTCCCTGAACAGATTCATTCCTATCTTTCCTCTAACTGGAAGGACATGCGCAATTTGGGTAAGGAAGAGACATCCCTGGTCGCAAAGGCCAAAGGCCGATGGTATGTTCCAGATCCGAATAAGGAAGGCGATTTAGAGAAGCTTCGTGAAAGATCGCTGCTCAAGGAATTTGGAGAGTATAAGCAGGTCAAGAAGAAATTGAAGGTATTCAGGCTGGAGGCGGTCCGGGCCGGATTTAAGAAAGCCTGGCAGGAGAGGGACTACAGCATTATTATAGAGGTGGCTGAAAAAATCCCCAATAGTGTTTTAGAAGAAGATCCGAAGTTACTCATGTGGTATGATCAGGCAGTAACAAGAATGGGGGATGTATAACACATGCCTCGGGAAAAGCACAAGACAAATTGTTAGGTCGGATATGAACAGAGACATTTGGCAATACTCCACCATCCACAACTCCCCCTGCAAAATCCTCGAAGAACAGACCCTCTGGGGTCAGTCGGTCTGCAGGATCTGGTTGCCTAACCAGGACGCAATGGTCCGGGTTCCACGTTCAGCTTTGCGTCCCTTAACTTCCGAACTTCAACCAGAGATTGAAGCAAATCGTATAGCCTATATCTCAGCAGCCGCGAAAGTAGCCGAAGTGCTGGAAGGAGGCACTAATGGGTCCGAAGGCCATGTTCTCCTGGCTCCAATGGAGTCCAACGTCATCCCGCTCCCTCACCAGATTCATGCTTTATCCCGTGCTATTTCCGGAGACAGGGTCCGCTACCTGCTGGCTGATGAGGTGGGCCTGGGAAAAACCATCGAAGCCGGGCTTGTGATTCGTGAACTCAAGCTCAGGGGGCTGGTCAGGCGCACACTTATCGTTTCTCCGAAAGGCATTGCTACCCAGTGGGTGGCTGAAATGCAGACCCACTTCAACGAAAAGTTTCAGCTTGTTCTTGGTGACGATATAAGCACTCTCCAGCGCCTTGCCCCAGCAATTGGAGACCACCGCAGCTCTCTGTGGTCCCTTTTTGATCAGGTGATCGTATCCCTGGATTCCGTCAAACCGATGGACAGGCGGAGAGGGTGGTCGGCGGAAAGGGTAGCGGAATACAACCGCAGCCGCTATGAAGACCTTGTGACTGCCGGCTGGGACCTGGTTATCGTGGACGAAGCTCACCGGCTGGGAGGCAGCACAGATCAGGTGGCCCGCTACAAGCTCGGCCGTGGACTGGCTGAAGCCGCTCCTTATGTTCTGCTGCTCTCTGCAACCCCACACCAGGGTAAGACTGATGCCTTCTACCGCCTGATGAACCTGCTCGACAATAAGGCCTTTCCGGATATGGAGAGCGTCTCCCGTGATCGGATGGCTCCCTATGTGATCCGCACCGAGAAACGTAAGGCTCTTGACTCTGAAGGCAAGCCTCTTTTCAAACCAAGGCAAACCCGGATGGCTCCGGTCAGGTGGGAAGTCCGGCATCACCTCCAGCAGTCGCTTTACGAGTCTGTAACTAACTACGTCCGTGAAGGCTATAACCAGTCCCTCCGGGAAAAAAAGCCCCACATCGGCTTCCTGATGATCCTCATGCAGAGGCTGGTGGTTTCCAGCACCCGTGCTATCCGGACCACCCTGGAACGGCGGCTTGAAGTTTTGAAAACAAACGAGCTTCTGGCTGCCCAGCGGCTTGATGACATGGAAAACGGCTCAGAAAATCTGGACGAGTTCTATGATATGGATGGGCAGGAATTGCTTGACGAGCTCCTCAAGTCCCGGGTCTCTTCCCTGAAGAACGAAAGCCGCCAGGTTGAGTCATTGCTTGATGCTGCTCGCAGATGCGAACAGGCTGAACCTGACGCAAAGGCAGAAGCCCTGATTGAATGGATTTATCAGCTCCAGGCCGATGAAAACGAGCCGGACCTGAAGGTCCTGATTTTTACTGAATTCATCCCGACCCAGGGAATGTTGAAGGAATTCCTGGAAGCTCGCGGGATCTCCGTAGTTACCCTCAATGGTTCCATGGATATGGACGAGCGCAAGCGGGCACAAGATGCCTTTAGGGACAGTTCCCGGATCCTGGTCTCCACCGATGCGGGTGGCGAAGGCCTGAACCTTCAGTTCTGTCATGTCGTCATCAATTACGATATTCCCTGGAACCCAATGCGGCTAGAACAGCGGATTGGCCGTGTGGATAGGATAGGCCAGGCAAAGACAGTTCGGGCCATCAACTTTGTATTTGAAAATTCAGTCGAGTTTCGTGTAAGAGAGGTGCTGGAGCAAAAACTCGCGATCATCTTCGAGGAATTCGGTATCGATAAAACCGGTGATGTTCTCGATTCCGCTCAAGCAGGCGAACTTTTCGAGGAAATCTTTACCTCTGCGTACATGAATCCGGAAACAATCGAAGACTCAGTGGATTACACGGTATCCAGGATTCGTGATGAGATCCGCGAGGTCCGGGAGAGCTCTACCATTTATGGAATCTCGGAAGAACCGGATATTCAGGCAGCTGAACGCCTGCGTTCACACCCGTTGCCCCATTGGGTGGAAAGGATGACGGTTGGATACCTCAACTCTCACGGGGGCAA is drawn from Methanosarcina lacustris Z-7289 and contains these coding sequences:
- a CDS encoding DNA methyltransferase; the encoded protein is MSEQKTLDFDNTQAATQRSSKLTCLGMTFKNDEERRSYFAEKLREKLQDPEFRKIEGFPIGSDEDILALSDPPYYTACPNPWIADFIEEWESQKPEKSADYKYHREPFAADVSEGKNDPIYNAHSYHTKVPHKAIMRYILHYTEPGDIVFDGFCGTGMTGVAAQMCGDRKTVESLGYQVKPDGTIMQQETDEGGKIHWVPFSKLGVRRVVLNDLSPAATFIAYNYNKPVDVKAFEREAKRILKEVEEECRWMYETRNSDGLIGKINYTVWSDLFVCPECAREVVFWEAAVDKKAGEVNNEFPCPHCSAKLTKRNMDRAWVTKYDSAIKETIRQAKQIPVLINYSVGGKRFEKVPDEFDLELIEKIENSEIPYWYPINKIPKGDKTGEPLRIGTTHVHHFYTKRNLKSLSFLNSCLSNLSMKFLFTGLLNRATKLNQLHMKNYFFGGGGCNAGHRKGTIYTPSIGMETSVLELIIERLKTQIRSYNSYPSLIHDDNVISLGSATTINGSLDYNESFDYIFIDPPFGSNLMYSELSHTWESWLQVITNNTEEAIENRTQQKSAQEYRSIMTICFKKAYDMLKPGRWMTVEFSNTQAYVWNNIQAALSEAGFIVANVSALDKKQGGFNSITTKTAVKQDLVISAYKPNGGFEDRFQKEATTEEGVWDFVRTHLDYLPVIKIQGALLQMVPERDPRILFDQMVAYYVRKGYPVPISSQEFQIGLAQRFIERDGMYFLPEQAAEYDCKKMSKQVFQAKLFVSDEASAIQWLRQLIKEKPQTSQDINPLFMKELGGWNKNEKSLELSTLLEQNFLCYDGKGPVPEQIHSYLSSNWKDMRNLGKEETSLVAKAKGRWYVPDPNKEGDLEKLRERSLLKEFGEYKQVKKKLKVFRLEAVRAGFKKAWQERDYSIIIEVAEKIPNSVLEEDPKLLMWYDQAVTRMGDV
- a CDS encoding DEAD/DEAH box helicase, encoding MNRDIWQYSTIHNSPCKILEEQTLWGQSVCRIWLPNQDAMVRVPRSALRPLTSELQPEIEANRIAYISAAAKVAEVLEGGTNGSEGHVLLAPMESNVIPLPHQIHALSRAISGDRVRYLLADEVGLGKTIEAGLVIRELKLRGLVRRTLIVSPKGIATQWVAEMQTHFNEKFQLVLGDDISTLQRLAPAIGDHRSSLWSLFDQVIVSLDSVKPMDRRRGWSAERVAEYNRSRYEDLVTAGWDLVIVDEAHRLGGSTDQVARYKLGRGLAEAAPYVLLLSATPHQGKTDAFYRLMNLLDNKAFPDMESVSRDRMAPYVIRTEKRKALDSEGKPLFKPRQTRMAPVRWEVRHHLQQSLYESVTNYVREGYNQSLREKKPHIGFLMILMQRLVVSSTRAIRTTLERRLEVLKTNELLAAQRLDDMENGSENLDEFYDMDGQELLDELLKSRVSSLKNESRQVESLLDAARRCEQAEPDAKAEALIEWIYQLQADENEPDLKVLIFTEFIPTQGMLKEFLEARGISVVTLNGSMDMDERKRAQDAFRDSSRILVSTDAGGEGLNLQFCHVVINYDIPWNPMRLEQRIGRVDRIGQAKTVRAINFVFENSVEFRVREVLEQKLAIIFEEFGIDKTGDVLDSAQAGELFEEIFTSAYMNPETIEDSVDYTVSRIRDEIREVRESSTIYGISEEPDIQAAERLRSHPLPHWVERMTVGYLNSHGGKASRKRSWWELTWPDGQALQKCVFTSRENERYNDATLLNLENSRVRGLALNLPQIAAGQPIPCVAINGLPANISGLWGLFEVRLQAGLQKHSQIIRIPLVRRRYLSIFVTDEGKMFLQTARYIWDNMQTAEPKVLHSLSHEESLAAYEQILDGAEKAGKEQFDSLQQEHRSSIAREEERGLHAFESRRKAIDRVGLPEVRQYRQTRCDAEENEWRNELEMAKQIVPEIRPLLLMRIVKGGAWDHE